The Sphingomonas sp. KR3-1 genome contains a region encoding:
- the ubiA gene encoding 4-hydroxybenzoate octaprenyltransferase translates to MAEAQQIVPDTEHRGLVGLLPAAARPYALLARFDRPIGWWLLFWPGAWAVALSGGAVARWDLVLWLLLGAIAMRGAGCVYNDVVDRDLDRQVARTRSRPVASGAVSVKSAALWLAALCLIGLLVWFQLHWPARLVALASIAPVAAYPFMKRITWWPQAWLGLVFSWAALVGWIEIGSQPLLPLALLYAGCIAWVIGYDTIYAVQDIEDDALVGVRSSARAMGGHVRGGVALFYLAALGCWAAAIWQLRPDPLALAALVPMALHLLWQVATLDPRDGASALARFRSNRNAGLLMFAACFVVGQTL, encoded by the coding sequence ATGGCCGAAGCGCAGCAGATCGTACCCGATACCGAGCATCGCGGGCTGGTGGGCCTGCTTCCCGCCGCCGCACGACCCTATGCGCTGCTCGCGCGCTTCGATCGCCCGATCGGCTGGTGGCTGCTGTTCTGGCCCGGCGCCTGGGCCGTCGCGCTGTCGGGGGGTGCGGTGGCGCGCTGGGATCTGGTCCTGTGGCTGCTGCTCGGTGCCATCGCGATGCGCGGCGCGGGCTGCGTCTATAACGACGTCGTCGATCGCGACCTCGACCGGCAGGTGGCGCGTACCCGTAGCCGCCCGGTGGCGAGCGGCGCGGTCTCGGTGAAGAGCGCCGCGCTCTGGCTCGCCGCGCTCTGCCTCATCGGGCTGCTGGTCTGGTTCCAGCTCCACTGGCCGGCGCGGCTGGTCGCGCTCGCCAGCATCGCGCCGGTCGCCGCCTATCCCTTCATGAAGCGGATCACCTGGTGGCCCCAGGCCTGGCTCGGGCTGGTCTTCTCCTGGGCGGCGTTGGTTGGTTGGATCGAGATCGGCAGCCAGCCGCTGCTCCCGCTCGCCTTGCTCTATGCCGGCTGCATCGCCTGGGTGATCGGCTATGACACGATCTACGCCGTCCAGGATATCGAGGACGATGCGCTGGTCGGCGTCCGCTCCTCGGCCCGGGCGATGGGCGGCCATGTCCGCGGCGGCGTCGCGCTCTTCTACCTTGCCGCGCTCGGCTGCTGGGCGGCGGCGATCTGGCAGCTCCGCCCCGATCCGCTCGCGCTGGCCGCGCTCGTGCCGATGGCGCTCCACCTGCTCTGGCAGGTCGCCACGCTCGATCCGCGCGACGGCGCCAGCGCGCTTGCCCGCTTCCGCTCGAACCGCAATGCCGGGCTGCTGATGTTCGCCGCGTGCTTCGTTGTCGGCCAGACGCTTTGA
- a CDS encoding metallopeptidase TldD-related protein, whose translation MLTISEACDRAADIVSRARAAGADAADAVFAADSSQSVSVRMGALEDVERSESEELGLRVFVGSRSASVSTSDLSSAALDMLVERAVAMAREAPEDKWAGLAPQERLLHGQPPMLDLDDGAHVDPASLKALALVAEEAARGVAGVTNSEGASAGASRSVMTLATSHGFTGGYAQTSHGISASVLAGSGGGMERDYAHHSARHASALEAPDAIGRLAGERAVARLDPAKIPSGAMPVVFDRRVSAGLIGHFLGAIGGAAITRKTSFLLDSLGKQVFARGVSICDDPHRPRGLRSRPFDGEGLPVQPVTLVDAGMLETWLLDSASARQLGLEPTGHAARGIGGAPGVAPSNLFMEAGHIPAETLVGEIEYGILVTELIGQGVNGVTGDYSRGAAGFLIEKGEITRPVSEITIASNLKDMFLNLTPASDLEFRYGINAPTIRIDGMTIAGA comes from the coding sequence ATGCTGACCATTTCCGAAGCCTGTGACCGCGCCGCCGATATCGTCTCGCGCGCCCGCGCCGCCGGCGCCGACGCCGCCGATGCCGTGTTCGCCGCCGACAGCTCGCAATCGGTCTCGGTCCGCATGGGCGCGCTCGAGGATGTCGAGCGTTCGGAGAGCGAGGAGCTCGGCCTGCGCGTGTTCGTCGGCAGCCGCTCGGCCAGCGTCTCCACCTCGGACCTGAGCAGCGCCGCGCTCGACATGCTCGTCGAGCGTGCCGTCGCGATGGCGCGCGAGGCGCCCGAGGACAAATGGGCCGGCCTCGCGCCGCAGGAGCGCCTGCTCCACGGCCAGCCGCCGATGCTCGACCTCGACGACGGCGCCCATGTCGATCCCGCCAGCCTCAAGGCGCTGGCGCTGGTCGCCGAGGAAGCGGCGCGCGGCGTCGCCGGCGTCACCAACAGCGAGGGCGCCAGCGCCGGCGCCTCGCGCTCGGTGATGACGCTCGCCACCTCGCACGGCTTCACCGGCGGCTATGCGCAGACCAGCCACGGCATCTCGGCCAGCGTCCTCGCCGGCAGCGGCGGCGGCATGGAGCGCGACTACGCGCACCACTCCGCTCGCCACGCCTCCGCGCTCGAAGCGCCGGACGCGATCGGCCGCCTCGCCGGCGAGCGTGCGGTGGCGCGGCTCGATCCGGCGAAGATCCCCAGCGGCGCGATGCCGGTGGTGTTCGATCGCCGCGTCTCGGCCGGGCTGATCGGCCATTTCCTCGGCGCGATCGGCGGCGCCGCGATCACCCGCAAGACCAGCTTCCTGCTCGATTCGCTCGGCAAGCAGGTGTTCGCCCGGGGCGTGAGCATCTGCGACGATCCGCACCGCCCGCGCGGCCTGCGCTCGCGTCCGTTCGATGGCGAGGGGCTGCCGGTCCAGCCGGTCACCCTGGTCGATGCCGGCATGCTCGAGACCTGGCTGCTCGACAGTGCCTCGGCCCGCCAATTGGGGCTCGAGCCGACCGGCCATGCCGCGCGCGGCATCGGCGGCGCGCCCGGCGTCGCGCCGTCCAACCTGTTCATGGAAGCGGGGCACATCCCTGCCGAGACGCTGGTCGGCGAGATCGAATACGGCATCCTCGTCACCGAGCTGATCGGCCAGGGCGTCAACGGCGTGACCGGCGATTACAGCCGCGGCGCCGCCGGCTTCCTGATCGAGAAGGGCGAGATCACCCGCCCGGTCTCGGAGATCACCATCGCCTCGAACCTCAAGGACATGTTCCTCAACCTGACCCCGGCGAGCGACCTCGAGTTCCGCTACGGGATCAACGCGCCGACGATCCGTATCGACGGGATGACGATCGCCGGTGCCTGA
- a CDS encoding 3'(2'),5'-bisphosphate nucleotidase CysQ, with protein MPEAGLASRVAAIAAEAGRLAMARWETEFRRWEKVPGSPVCDVDLELDALLRQRLEALLPDAGWLSEETADNRDRLSARRIWVVDPIDGTRDYLRHRPGWAVSVALVEDGRPVIGVLDSPARGEAWIAEAGKGAYRNGVRLAVTPRDRLAGARVPADQLPKVDQDLTMVDRPNSIALRIAMVAAGEADLVATIRWGNEWDVAAAVLLGREAGAAITDALGHPLAFNTPSGQAFGVLASAPGIHAAAVERLRDRAETGVKT; from the coding sequence GTGCCTGAAGCGGGCCTCGCCTCCCGGGTCGCGGCGATCGCCGCCGAGGCGGGCCGCCTCGCCATGGCGCGGTGGGAAACCGAGTTCAGGCGCTGGGAGAAGGTCCCGGGCAGCCCGGTCTGCGATGTCGATCTCGAGCTCGACGCGCTGCTCCGCCAGCGGCTCGAGGCGCTGCTCCCCGATGCCGGCTGGCTGTCCGAGGAGACCGCCGACAATCGCGATCGCCTGTCCGCGCGGCGGATCTGGGTGGTCGATCCGATCGACGGCACCCGCGACTATCTCCGCCACCGTCCCGGCTGGGCAGTCTCGGTCGCGCTGGTCGAGGATGGCCGGCCGGTGATCGGCGTGCTCGATTCGCCGGCCCGCGGCGAGGCCTGGATCGCCGAGGCGGGCAAGGGCGCCTATCGCAACGGCGTGCGGCTCGCGGTCACGCCGCGCGACCGGCTCGCCGGCGCGCGCGTGCCCGCCGACCAGCTGCCCAAGGTCGATCAGGACCTGACCATGGTCGACAGGCCCAATTCGATCGCGTTGCGCATCGCGATGGTCGCGGCGGGCGAGGCCGATCTGGTCGCCACGATCCGCTGGGGCAATGAATGGGATGTCGCCGCCGCGGTGCTGCTCGGGCGCGAGGCCGGGGCGGCGATCACCGACGCGCTCGGCCATCCGCTCGCCTTCAACACGCCGAGCGGCCAGGCCTTCGGCGTCCTCGCCAGCGCACCGGGCATCCACGCCGCCGCCGTCGAGCGGCTCCGCGACCGTGCCGAAACGGGCGTCAAAACCTAA
- a CDS encoding PAS domain-containing protein translates to MTGAFIAQCITNLELQILEADARFTDAVQRDEEELRAFNILQLTHEEDRVTNARHIENLQLYREPFVIVKRYVRADGSVCWVRNHVSCTSNGAGGTVYLATVELIEPPEEGERALVGVAKRMLKRRELRCIRFGEDIFSEVAADILIDLFVSEHMSRDVYVSSACLASHVPPSTALRHLALLEERGLVARVADPFDKRRFMLGLTPCGRDKVIALLEAVKRTEAI, encoded by the coding sequence GTGACGGGCGCGTTCATCGCGCAGTGCATTACCAATCTCGAGCTTCAGATATTGGAAGCCGATGCGCGCTTCACTGACGCTGTTCAGCGCGACGAGGAAGAACTTCGCGCCTTCAACATTCTGCAGTTAACCCACGAAGAAGATCGCGTCACGAACGCGCGCCACATCGAGAATCTGCAGCTATATCGCGAGCCTTTCGTCATCGTGAAGCGCTATGTCCGCGCCGATGGCTCGGTCTGCTGGGTGCGCAACCATGTCTCGTGCACCAGCAACGGGGCCGGCGGCACCGTGTATCTGGCGACGGTCGAGCTGATCGAGCCGCCGGAGGAGGGCGAGCGCGCGCTGGTCGGCGTCGCCAAACGGATGCTCAAGCGCCGCGAGCTGCGCTGCATCCGCTTCGGAGAGGACATCTTCAGTGAAGTCGCCGCCGATATCCTGATCGACCTGTTCGTCAGCGAGCATATGAGCCGCGACGTCTATGTGTCGAGCGCTTGCCTGGCGAGCCATGTGCCGCCGTCCACCGCGCTTCGCCACCTCGCGCTGCTCGAGGAGCGGGGCCTGGTCGCGCGGGTCGCCGATCCGTTCGACAAGCGGCGCTTCATGCTCGGGCTCACCCCGTGCGGCCGCGACAAGGTGATTGCGCTGCTCGAGGCCGTAAAGCGCACCGAAGCCATCTGA
- a CDS encoding methyltransferase domain-containing protein, with translation MPVTENKHEIPGHWDDAAATYEATAHPFTSRFAEDALARVTLTPAMRVLDVAAGTGALALAAARSGAQVLATDFSAGMVARIAAAGLANVEARVMDGQALDLPDASFDAVFSVFGVILFPDWRKGLVEMARVTRPGGLGVLATWQSEGAATFLLLSQIRRRLFPKLDGKNKLPEGAVALGDPEWLAAALVDAGFRDPAIDAVTHDFELRVEALDRPETLFGMSQDWVALSAAQQAAVVEEVRRMAGDRAILPIPSTALIAVAERQAR, from the coding sequence ATGCCAGTGACCGAGAACAAGCACGAGATCCCCGGCCATTGGGATGACGCCGCCGCCACCTACGAGGCGACCGCCCATCCCTTCACGTCGCGCTTCGCCGAGGATGCGCTGGCCCGCGTGACGCTGACCCCGGCAATGCGCGTGCTCGACGTCGCCGCCGGGACCGGTGCGCTGGCGCTGGCCGCGGCCCGCAGCGGCGCGCAGGTGCTGGCGACCGACTTCTCGGCCGGCATGGTCGCGAGGATCGCGGCGGCGGGGCTGGCGAATGTCGAGGCCAGGGTGATGGACGGGCAGGCGCTCGACCTGCCCGATGCCTCCTTCGATGCCGTCTTCTCGGTGTTCGGCGTCATCCTGTTCCCCGACTGGCGCAAGGGCCTGGTGGAGATGGCGCGGGTGACCCGGCCCGGCGGGCTGGGCGTGCTCGCCACCTGGCAGAGCGAAGGCGCGGCGACCTTCCTGCTGCTCTCGCAGATCCGGCGGCGGCTGTTTCCCAAGCTCGACGGCAAGAACAAGCTGCCCGAAGGCGCGGTGGCGCTGGGCGATCCCGAATGGCTGGCGGCGGCGCTGGTCGATGCGGGCTTTCGCGATCCGGCCATCGACGCGGTGACGCATGACTTCGAGCTGCGGGTCGAGGCGCTCGACCGACCCGAGACCCTGTTCGGGATGAGCCAGGACTGGGTGGCGCTTTCCGCGGCGCAGCAGGCGGCGGTGGTGGAAGAGGTGCGGCGGATGGCCGGGGATCGGGCAATCCTGCCGATCCCGTCGACTGCACTGATAGCGGTGGCCGAGCGCCAGGCGCGGTAG
- a CDS encoding Rrf2 family transcriptional regulator has translation MRKDSRLSRMLHVLLHMARHDGPMTSEHIGAMLQTNPVVVRRTMAGLRDAGYVRSEKGHGGGWAIAADLEQVSLLDIHRAVGGPSLFAIGNEHASPACAVEAAVNEALEDALREAEALLLARLGTVSLAELARRFDARCA, from the coding sequence ATGCGCAAGGACAGCCGCCTCTCCCGCATGCTCCACGTGCTGCTCCACATGGCACGGCACGACGGGCCGATGACCTCCGAGCATATCGGGGCGATGCTCCAGACCAACCCGGTCGTCGTCCGCCGGACGATGGCCGGGCTGCGCGACGCCGGCTATGTCCGCTCGGAAAAGGGCCATGGCGGGGGCTGGGCGATCGCCGCCGATCTGGAGCAGGTGTCGCTGCTGGATATCCACCGCGCGGTGGGCGGCCCGAGCCTGTTCGCGATCGGCAATGAGCACGCCAGCCCGGCCTGCGCGGTCGAGGCGGCGGTCAATGAAGCGCTGGAGGATGCCCTGCGCGAAGCGGAGGCGCTATTGCTCGCCCGGCTCGGCACGGTCAGCCTGGCCGAGCTCGCCCGCCGCTTCGACGCGCGCTGCGCCTAG
- a CDS encoding toxic anion resistance protein produces MASEPVVAEQDLVLTPPEPVKVVAPEKAAGLVPVDDTKKTELEARVDSFIDDLVAQDVNSPEFGKRVDAIAAMGQKEIRDAAGQSNRFLDRPVKAMGNDGVGADLLALRKKVEELDPSQNGKLIGGNQGFLSKLFGGGMTQYFRKYQSSQTHINGILKSLSNGKDELLMDNAAIDTERTNLWAAMGRLEQMIYLSKAMDAKIEDKANELDHSDPAKAKALRETALFYVRQRTQDLLTQMAVTVQGYLALDLVKKNNVELVKGVDRASTTTVSALRTAVTVAQALTNQKLVLDQITALNSTTAGLIDSTGALLKSQSAAIHEQAANSTIPVETLQRAFQNIYDTMDAIDTFKMKALDSMKTTVNTLSNEVEKSKGYIARAEGAAQNQVSGGAETFKLEAM; encoded by the coding sequence ATGGCGAGCGAACCCGTGGTTGCCGAACAGGATCTGGTGCTGACCCCGCCCGAACCGGTGAAGGTCGTGGCGCCCGAAAAGGCGGCCGGGCTGGTGCCGGTGGACGACACGAAGAAGACCGAGCTGGAAGCGCGGGTCGACAGCTTCATCGACGACCTCGTCGCGCAGGACGTCAACAGCCCTGAGTTCGGCAAGCGCGTCGATGCGATCGCGGCGATGGGGCAGAAGGAGATCCGCGACGCCGCGGGCCAGTCCAACCGCTTCCTCGACCGGCCGGTCAAGGCGATGGGCAATGACGGCGTCGGCGCCGACCTGCTCGCGCTGCGCAAGAAGGTGGAGGAGCTCGATCCCAGCCAGAACGGCAAGCTGATCGGCGGGAACCAGGGCTTCCTCTCGAAGCTGTTCGGCGGCGGGATGACGCAGTATTTCCGCAAGTACCAATCATCGCAGACGCACATCAACGGCATCCTCAAATCCTTGAGCAACGGCAAGGACGAGCTGCTGATGGACAATGCCGCGATCGATACCGAGCGGACCAATTTGTGGGCCGCGATGGGGCGGCTCGAGCAGATGATCTATCTGTCCAAGGCGATGGACGCGAAGATCGAGGACAAGGCCAACGAGCTCGACCATAGCGACCCGGCCAAGGCCAAGGCGCTGCGCGAGACCGCGCTCTTCTATGTCCGCCAGCGCACCCAGGATTTGCTCACCCAGATGGCGGTGACGGTGCAGGGCTATCTGGCGCTCGACCTGGTCAAGAAGAACAATGTCGAGCTGGTGAAGGGCGTCGACCGCGCGTCCACGACGACCGTTTCGGCGCTGCGCACCGCGGTGACCGTGGCGCAGGCGCTGACCAACCAGAAGCTGGTGCTCGACCAGATCACCGCGCTCAACTCGACCACCGCCGGGCTGATCGATTCGACCGGCGCGCTGCTCAAGAGCCAGTCGGCGGCGATCCACGAGCAGGCGGCGAACTCGACGATCCCGGTGGAGACGCTGCAGCGCGCATTCCAGAACATCTATGACACGATGGATGCGATCGACACGTTCAAGATGAAGGCGCTCGACAGCATGAAGACCACGGTCAACACGCTGTCGAACGAAGTCGAGAAGTCGAAGGGCTATATCGCGCGGGCCGAGGGCGCGGCGCAGAACCAGGTCTCGGGCGGGGCGGAGACGTTCAAGCTGGAGGCGATGTAG
- a CDS encoding NAD(P)H-dependent oxidoreductase yields the protein MAEPLKILVILGSVREGRMAEPVGNWVIEGAAARDGLACELVDLKEWDLPFYPFPKPPAAGGYTDPLQLRWAERVKSADGYILICPEYNHGIPAVLKNALDFVYAEWNRKPVAFVGYGGNGGARSIEQLTMVARELQMAPLEASVHIMGVWEKAKSGSFEPDAKDTRWIGHLYDELTWWGNALKNARDAG from the coding sequence ATGGCCGAACCGCTGAAGATCCTCGTCATCCTGGGCAGCGTGCGCGAGGGGCGGATGGCGGAGCCGGTCGGCAATTGGGTGATCGAGGGGGCAGCGGCGCGCGACGGGCTCGCGTGCGAGCTGGTCGACCTGAAGGAGTGGGACCTGCCCTTCTACCCCTTTCCCAAGCCGCCGGCGGCGGGCGGCTATACCGATCCGCTTCAGCTGCGCTGGGCCGAGAGGGTGAAGAGCGCGGACGGCTACATCCTGATCTGCCCCGAATATAATCACGGCATCCCGGCAGTGCTCAAGAACGCGCTCGACTTCGTCTATGCCGAATGGAACCGCAAGCCGGTGGCCTTTGTCGGCTATGGCGGCAATGGCGGGGCACGATCGATCGAACAGCTGACGATGGTGGCGCGCGAGCTGCAGATGGCGCCGCTCGAGGCCTCGGTGCACATCATGGGGGTGTGGGAAAAGGCGAAGAGCGGCAGCTTCGAGCCCGACGCCAAGGACACGCGCTGGATCGGGCATCTCTATGACGAGCTGACCTGGTGGGGGAACGCGCTGAAGAACGCGCGCGACGCGGGCTGA
- the typA gene encoding translational GTPase TypA has protein sequence MNLRNVAIIAHVDHGKTTLVDQLFRQSGTFRDNQRVEERAMDSNDLEKERGITILAKPTSVDWTPDGASESIRINIVDTPGHADFGGEVERILSMVDGVILLVDSSEGAMPQTKFVTGKALKLGLRPIVVVNKVDRPDERIQEVLDEVFDLFVSLDATDEQLDFPVLYASGRNGYANEDPSLREGTLKPLFQKIVDHVPPPALEVDAPFTFLVTLLDRDNFLGRILTGRVTSGSVKVNQPIHALDMSGKVIETGRASKILSFRGLDRVPVDQAQAGDIISLAGLAVATVSNTIADTSVTEAIQAQPIDPPTLSMRFAVNDSPMAGREGSKVTSRMIRDRLEREAESNVAIKVTESEDKDSFEVAGRGELQLGVLIETMRREGFELGISRPRVLFREDENGKKTEPYETVVIDVDEEFSGTVVDKMNQRKGEMTDMRPSGGGKTRITFSAPSRGLIGYHGEFLSDTRGTGIMNRLFEKYGPHKGNIEGRKNGVLISNGNGEAQSYALGPLEERGILFVGHGEALYEGMIVGENAKTDDLEVNPMKAKQLTNFRASGGKDDAVRLTPPKKMTLEQAIAYIDDDEMVEVTPTKIRLRKRHLDPHERKKASRAKAAA, from the coding sequence ATGAACCTCCGCAACGTGGCGATCATCGCGCACGTCGACCACGGCAAGACCACGCTCGTCGACCAGCTCTTCCGTCAGTCCGGCACCTTCCGCGACAACCAGCGCGTCGAAGAGCGTGCGATGGATTCGAACGACCTCGAAAAGGAGCGCGGCATCACCATCCTGGCGAAGCCGACCTCGGTCGACTGGACCCCGGACGGCGCCAGCGAGTCGATCCGCATCAACATCGTCGATACCCCCGGCCACGCCGATTTCGGCGGCGAGGTGGAGCGCATCCTCTCGATGGTCGACGGCGTGATCCTGCTCGTCGATTCGTCGGAAGGCGCGATGCCGCAGACCAAGTTCGTCACCGGCAAGGCGCTCAAGCTCGGCCTGCGCCCGATCGTGGTCGTCAACAAGGTCGACCGTCCGGACGAGCGCATCCAGGAAGTGCTCGACGAGGTGTTCGACCTGTTCGTGTCGCTCGACGCGACCGATGAGCAGCTCGATTTCCCGGTGCTCTACGCCTCGGGCCGCAACGGCTATGCCAATGAGGATCCGTCGCTGCGCGAAGGCACGCTCAAGCCGCTGTTCCAGAAGATCGTCGATCACGTGCCGCCGCCGGCGCTCGAAGTCGATGCGCCCTTCACCTTCCTGGTGACGCTGCTCGACCGCGACAACTTCCTCGGCCGCATCCTCACCGGCCGCGTCACCTCGGGCTCGGTCAAGGTCAACCAGCCGATCCACGCGCTCGACATGTCGGGCAAGGTCATCGAGACCGGCCGCGCCTCCAAGATCCTGTCGTTCCGCGGCCTCGATCGCGTGCCGGTCGATCAGGCGCAGGCAGGCGACATCATCAGCCTCGCCGGCCTCGCCGTCGCCACCGTGTCGAACACGATCGCCGATACCTCGGTGACCGAGGCGATCCAGGCGCAGCCGATCGATCCGCCGACGCTGTCGATGCGCTTCGCCGTCAACGATTCGCCGATGGCGGGCCGCGAGGGCAGCAAGGTCACCAGCCGCATGATCCGCGACCGTCTCGAGCGCGAAGCCGAGTCGAACGTCGCGATCAAGGTCACCGAGAGCGAGGACAAGGACTCGTTCGAAGTCGCCGGGCGCGGCGAGCTCCAGCTCGGCGTGCTGATCGAGACGATGCGCCGCGAGGGCTTCGAGCTCGGCATCAGCCGTCCGCGCGTGCTGTTCCGTGAGGACGAGAACGGCAAGAAGACCGAGCCGTACGAGACCGTCGTGATCGACGTGGACGAGGAATTCTCGGGCACGGTCGTCGACAAGATGAACCAGCGCAAGGGCGAGATGACGGACATGCGTCCCTCGGGTGGCGGCAAGACCCGTATCACCTTCTCGGCGCCGTCGCGTGGCCTGATCGGCTATCATGGCGAGTTCCTGTCGGACACCCGCGGCACCGGCATCATGAACCGGCTGTTCGAGAAGTACGGCCCCCACAAGGGCAATATCGAAGGCCGCAAGAACGGCGTGCTGATCTCGAACGGCAATGGCGAGGCCCAGAGCTACGCCCTTGGCCCGCTCGAGGAGCGCGGCATCCTGTTCGTCGGGCACGGCGAGGCGCTCTACGAGGGCATGATCGTCGGCGAGAACGCGAAGACGGATGACCTCGAGGTCAATCCGATGAAGGCGAAGCAGCTCACCAACTTCCGCGCCTCGGGCGGCAAGGACGACGCCGTCCGCCTCACCCCGCCGAAGAAGATGACGCTCGAGCAGGCGATCGCCTATATCGACGACGACGAGATGGTCGAAGTCACGCCGACCAAGATCCGCCTGCGCAAGCGCCACCTCGATCCGCACGAGCGCAAGAAGGCCTCGCGCGCCAAGGCCGCGGCATAA
- a CDS encoding rhamnogalacturonan acetylesterase, with amino-acid sequence MRKAMIGGLAMVLSLGAAQAQTAPQANPQDRPPAVPIKASKIILVGDSTTQVLSGWGGSFCATHVTSFAACVNLARGGRSTYSYRAEGSWDLALAEMKTPGFVKTYVLIQFGHNDQPGKPGRSTDLATEFPANLRRYVQEARAAGAEPVLLTPLTRRQFKAGKLDRDLDAWAEAIRKVAAELQVPLVDLNKRSADAVEALGPSIANRFAQVPPAREVSAAALTGTTIANPTAAAPAATAPQNNAAVEPLGDAKLAFDYTHLGPVGADFFSKMVADELAIAVPKMRPLLVP; translated from the coding sequence ATGCGCAAGGCGATGATTGGAGGGCTGGCGATGGTGCTGTCGCTCGGGGCAGCCCAGGCACAGACCGCGCCGCAGGCCAATCCGCAGGATCGCCCGCCGGCGGTGCCGATCAAGGCGTCGAAGATCATCCTGGTCGGCGATTCGACCACCCAGGTGCTGTCGGGCTGGGGTGGCAGCTTCTGCGCCACTCATGTGACCTCGTTTGCCGCCTGCGTGAACCTCGCCCGCGGCGGCCGCAGCACCTATAGCTACCGGGCCGAGGGCAGCTGGGACCTGGCGCTGGCCGAGATGAAGACGCCGGGCTTCGTGAAGACCTACGTCCTCATCCAGTTCGGCCACAACGACCAGCCGGGCAAGCCGGGCCGCTCGACCGACCTCGCCACCGAGTTTCCTGCAAACCTGCGGCGCTATGTCCAGGAAGCCCGTGCCGCGGGTGCCGAGCCGGTCTTGCTCACCCCGCTCACCCGCCGCCAGTTCAAGGCGGGCAAGCTCGACCGCGACCTCGATGCCTGGGCCGAGGCGATCCGCAAGGTCGCGGCGGAGCTGCAGGTGCCGCTGGTCGACCTCAACAAGCGCAGCGCCGATGCAGTCGAGGCGCTCGGCCCGTCGATCGCCAACCGCTTTGCCCAGGTGCCGCCGGCCCGCGAAGTCTCCGCGGCGGCGCTCACCGGCACGACGATCGCCAACCCGACCGCCGCTGCCCCGGCGGCAACCGCCCCGCAGAACAACGCCGCGGTCGAGCCGCTCGGCGATGCCAAGCTCGCGTTCGACTATACCCATCTTGGCCCCGTCGGCGCCGATTTCTTCTCGAAGATGGTGGCCGACGAACTGGCGATCGCGGTGCCGAAGATGCGGCCGCTGCTGGTGCCGTGA
- a CDS encoding EVE domain-containing protein translates to MRYWLLRSEPDVYGWDDLIKEGATEWNGVRNYTARNFLKEMQPGDQALFYHSNTEKAAVGIMEITRAWQPDGDDGKWASVAVKPVRKLAKPVTLETLKTEPRLAKLEVLRQSRLSVTPVRDDEWAVILELGS, encoded by the coding sequence ATGCGCTACTGGCTCCTCCGCTCCGAACCCGATGTCTATGGCTGGGACGACCTGATCAAGGAGGGCGCCACCGAGTGGAACGGCGTGCGCAACTACACCGCGCGCAATTTCCTCAAGGAGATGCAGCCGGGCGACCAGGCACTGTTCTATCATTCGAACACCGAAAAGGCCGCGGTCGGGATCATGGAGATCACCCGCGCCTGGCAGCCCGACGGCGACGACGGCAAATGGGCCAGCGTCGCGGTCAAGCCGGTGCGCAAGCTCGCCAAGCCGGTGACGCTCGAGACGCTCAAGACCGAGCCGCGCCTCGCCAAGCTTGAAGTGCTGCGCCAGTCTCGGCTCTCGGTCACGCCGGTGCGCGACGACGAATGGGCGGTGATCCTCGAGCTGGGCAGCTAG